DNA from Paucidesulfovibrio gracilis DSM 16080:
ATAGTCGATATTATGGAAAGCGCGGTGCAGACGTTCCTCGTCCCGAACGTCCCCGATGAAATACCGCAAACAGGAATGCTGCTCCGGAGAAAACGTCTGGGCCATCTCAAACTGTTTCAGTTCGTCGCGGCTGAACACCACCAGGCGCCGTGGCTTATAGCGTTCAAGAATGGTGCGTACCATGGCCTTGCCAAAAGAACCCGTGCCGCCCGTGATCAAAATTTGCTTGTTGTCGAACATGAAGGCGTATTCCTTGGATGATTAGGCCCAGAGGTGCCGAAGCACTTCCAGGCAATGGAGACAATACGTCGTCGGTCAACCCTTCGACCCACCGCAGCAAGGCGCTACGGCCGTTCACGAGCGCTACACGCCGGGTCGGACCTCATCCCCTGGATGAGAGGTATCCATAGTCCTTCCACGAAGTGAGGTAAAGTGCAAATCATCCGGCCCACGGGTGCATGGATGGCCAACCCGGGCAGCGGCGACAGGACGGGAATAGGATCCCTCTGTCGCCGCATGGCCAGGCCGGGTTGATTCCGTTCCGACGAGCGTAGGTTTACGCTCCTGCCGAGGCTCGGAAGTTTTGTACCGCACGGGCGAAGCCTTCAGCGCTTCGGTCGATGATGGCCTTGTCGCAGCAGAAGGACAAGCGCACGAACCCGGGCATGCCGAATCCCCGTCCGGGAACGGCCAGGATGCGCTCCTCCTGCAATGCCGCGCAAAAGGCCACGTCGTCGTCGCTGCCCGGCACCTGCGGGAAGAAGTAAAACGCTCCCTTGGGCATGGCGTAGGTCATGCCGGCCTGATCCAGCACAGCGGCCATGGCCGCACGGCGCTCGGCGTACACCGAAGTATCCACCTGGGAACCCAGAGACTTGACCATCAACCGTTGCCCGATGGCGGGGGCGTTCACAAATCCCAAAATCCGATTGGTGAGCACCAGCCCGGCCATGAGTTCGGCTTTCTCCGGCATGGCCGGATTCAGGGCCACGTAGCCCACGCGCTCACCGGCAAGGGCCAAATTCTTGGAAAAAGAGCTGCACAGCACGGTGTAGGGATACATGCCCAGGGCCGCGGGCGCCTGCACACCGTCATACGTCAGGAACCGATACGGCTCGTCCAGCAGCAGGAAGATGGGACGTTCCCGGCCCTCGGACTTGCGGGCCAGCAGTTCGCCCAGGGCGCGCATCTGTTCTTCAGTGTAGACCGCGCCCGTGGGGTTGTTGGGCGAGTTCACCAGCAGCACGCGTGTCTTGTCCGAGATGGCGGCTTCCAGCGCGTCCAGGTCTGGAGCAAAATCCTCTTTGCGGGCAGGCACGGGCTTGAGCGTTGCGCCGGAATTTTCGGCATAAAAACCGTATTCCACAAAATAAGGGGCAATGCAGACCACTTCGTCGCCCGGCTCCAGAATGGCCCGGTACAGGGCGTTGAGTCCTCCGGCCGCACCGCAGGTGATGATCAGATCATCGGCCTGCAGGTCCACGTTTTGTTCACGCCCGAGATGCTCTGCCAGAGCCTCCCGCGCAAAGGGGTAGCCCGCGTTGGGCATGTATCCGAAGATCATGGGTTGATCGGCTTGATCGGCCAGCTCGCGAACGGCCTGTGCCATGGCGGGCGGCGGGGGCAGGTCGGGATTGCCCAGGCTGAAGTCGCATACCGCGTCCTCGCCGAATTGCTGTTTCAGTTTGGCTCCGGTCTCGAACATTTTTCGAATCCACGAGGCCCGTTCCAGGTACGTGCTGATTTGTTGGGACAAAATACGCATTGACGCTTCCGCTCCTGTGAATTTTATGGGTGAAGCGGCAGGATACGCAAAATCTGGCCGGGACGGAAGAGCTGGATTCTTCGGTCCCGGCCCGATGGTGAAGGAACAAAACCTCGGGGATGTTGGTTTGTGACGATGGGGGCGTTTCTTTGTGAGTCCGGTCAATCCAACACCAAGGTCAGGCCCACGAGCAAAACAGCCTCCGATGCGGTCATCCCCGCGAAACTGCGTCGCAGAGCCGGAGCGTATTCCCGATACCGTTCGTCGTGGTGCGGCAATTCGCGGGCGGCCTGCCGCTCCTCTCTGTCGTAGTTGGCGTAATACATGCCCGTTAGCGAGCAGGCGAAAAAGAAATTGGCCCAGGCCATGCCGAACATGGCCGAGGACACGGAGCGTGCCAGTCCGCCCGGTTCGTGCCCTTGCAACAGTTCCAAAAGAGCCGGTCCCAATGCCCCGCCTCCGCTCAAAGCCAGGAAAAACGCCCAGGCCGTGTCCTTGGCCTGTCGCAATTGAAG
Protein-coding regions in this window:
- a CDS encoding pyridoxal phosphate-dependent aminotransferase, with the protein product MRILSQQISTYLERASWIRKMFETGAKLKQQFGEDAVCDFSLGNPDLPPPPAMAQAVRELADQADQPMIFGYMPNAGYPFAREALAEHLGREQNVDLQADDLIITCGAAGGLNALYRAILEPGDEVVCIAPYFVEYGFYAENSGATLKPVPARKEDFAPDLDALEAAISDKTRVLLVNSPNNPTGAVYTEEQMRALGELLARKSEGRERPIFLLLDEPYRFLTYDGVQAPAALGMYPYTVLCSSFSKNLALAGERVGYVALNPAMPEKAELMAGLVLTNRILGFVNAPAIGQRLMVKSLGSQVDTSVYAERRAAMAAVLDQAGMTYAMPKGAFYFFPQVPGSDDDVAFCAALQEERILAVPGRGFGMPGFVRLSFCCDKAIIDRSAEGFARAVQNFRASAGA